In the genome of Ostrinia nubilalis chromosome 30, ilOstNubi1.1, whole genome shotgun sequence, one region contains:
- the LOC135086050 gene encoding adrenodoxin, translating to MLFRSIFRTLSSPRSYLVNYNHLGTSLNNFRHIAPLSTTRLALKDEKVKVSFTLHDGKRIDTEGKVGDTLLDVVVNNDLNIEGFGACEGTLTCSTCHVILKQKDYDSLPEEVTDEERDMLDLAYGLTDTSRLGCQIELTKDLDGLEVKVPETINDARS from the exons ATGTTGTTCAGAAGTATATTCAGAACACTATCTAGTCCGCGTAGTTATTTAGTGAATTATAACCATTTAGGCACTAGTTTGAACAATTTTCGACACATCGCTCCGCTGTCGACCACCAGGCTGGCGTTAAAAGACGAGAA GGTCAAAGTGTCATTCACCCTGCACGATGGCAAACGGATAGACACAGAAGGGAAAGTCGGAGACACACTACTTGACGTGGTTGTAAACAACGACCTGAACATCGAAGGCTTTGGTGCTTGTGAAGGCACGTTGACGTGCTCGACGTGTCACGTTATATTAAAACAGAAGGACTATGacag TTTACCAGAAGAAGTTACCGACGAAGAAAGGGATATGCTGGATCTAGCTTACGGTCTCACAGACACCTCTCGCCTCGGCTGCCAGATTGAGCTGACCAAAGACTTGGACGGATTGGAGGTGAAGGTGCCAGAGACAATCAACGACGCCAGGAGTTGA